The DNA segment AGCATCGGCCGGAACGTCGGCGATCGGAAGCTGTCGACGGTGGATCAAGCCGCGAGATGGCTGGCGAGCGTCGTGCGCCCCGGCGAGAAGGTCGCGCACGGCCTCGAGAACGTCCAGTTGCCGCCCTCGGTCGGCGTCGAGTTCTCGACGCGCATCGCCGACACGCCGGTGGAGGACTTTCGCGCGCGCGGCATCACCTACGTGGTCGCCGTCTCCACGCACCCGCCGGGCGATCGCGCGGCCGGCGGCGGCAGCCTCGGCGGCTACGCCGCGCTCGCGCGCGGCGCGCAGATCGTGCACGCGTTCCCCTCGAGCACGGAGCATCCCGGCCCGACCATCACGGTCCTGAAACTGCCCTGAGACGTCCCTCACGTGCGCGCCCTGATAGAGTGAGACCGTGGACGAGCACCAGGCTACGCTGCCGCTGCCGCCCGGCCCGCCGGCAGCGGCGCTCGCCGCCGGCCCCGGCGCCCTCGTCATGCCCCGCTGGTGGGCGGCGCTCCAGGTCTTCCTCGTGTCGGGCATCCCGACGCAGCTCGCCGCCGCGTCGGCCGTGGCGTTCGGCGCCGGCATCCCGCTCATCGATCCGGCGAGCGGCGGCATCGCCTTCGAGTTCATCGCCGTCGTGAGCCTGGTCGACACCGCGCTCATCGCGCTCCTGATCCGCCTCTTCCTGATCCTGAGCAGCGAGCAGTCGGGACCGGTGTTCGTCGGCACGCGTCCCATCAAGGGCGAGGTGCTCCTCGGCCTCGCGCTGCTGCCGGTCGCCTTTCTGGCCGTCACGGGCGTCGTGCTGCTCATCCGGGCCGTGGCGCCCGGCCTGCACACCGTGTCGAAGAGCCCGTTCGAGGCCTACATGGCCTCGCCGCTCACGGCCGGCATCTTCCTGCTCGTGGCCGTGCTGGCCGGCGGCGTGCGCGAGGAGCTGCAGCGGGGGTTCATCCTCCACCGGTTCGAGCAGCGGCTCGGCGGGGTGAGGCTCGGGCTCGCGCTCTTCACCATCCTGTTCGGCGCGCTCCACGTCGATCAGGGCCTCGACGTGGCGATCGCCGTCGGGCTGCTCGGCCTCTTCTGGGGCGTGATGTACATTCGCCGCCAGTCGGTCGTGCTCTCGATGGTCAATCACGCCAGCTTCAACGCCGCGCAAGTGCTGCAGGCCGTCCTCGCCAGAACGCTCGGCGCCTGACGGATGGCGGCGGCCTCGAACCCGGCCGGCCGGCGCGCCGTCGCGCTCGCCGCGCTGCTCGTCCTGCTCACGCTGCCGGCCGTCACGACGCGCTTCTACGCGAACGACGAGGTCGAGTACTACGCGTGGCTGCGGTCGGCGGCCTTCGATCGCGACGCCGATTTCGAGAACGAGTACACGCACTTCTACGAGTCGGGCGCGATGCGCAACGCCGGCTTCCACGAGACGTTCCTCGAGCGGATCAACGAAGCGGGACGCCGCTACAACTTCGCGCCGATCGGCACGGCGGTGCTCTGGGCGCCGTTCTTCGCCGCGGGCCACGCGGCCGCGCTCCTCTCCGGCGCGCCCGCCGACGGCTACAGCGCGCCGTACATCACGGCCGTCACGTGGGGTTCGGCCTGGTACGGCTGGCTCGCGCTCGTTCTGACGGCCGCCATGCTGCGCCGGCTGGTCGGCCACGGCCTCGGCACGGCCCTGCTCGTCTGCCTGGGCACGCCGCTCGTCTTCTACATGTACGTCGCGCCGGGCTTCTCGCACGCCTGCTCCGCGCTCGCGGTGTCGCTGTTCCTCTACGTCTGGCTGCGCGTGCGCGATCGCTGGAGCCCCGCCGGCATGGTCGCGCTCGGGCTGGCCGGCGGCCTGATGGCGATGGTGCGCGAGCAGGACGCCTTCTTCCTCGCCGGCCCGGCGCTCGACTACCTGCGCGCGCTCCGCCTCGCGACCGCGCCGCAACGCTTCATGGCCGCCGCGGCCGGCGCGGCCGCGTTCCTCCTCGCGTACGCGCCGCAGCTCGTCGCCTACACCGTCCTCAACGGCCATCCCGGTCCGACGACGGCCGTGGTGAGGAAGATGAGCTGGACGTCGCCGCACTTCCTGGAAGTGCTG comes from the Acidobacteriota bacterium genome and includes:
- a CDS encoding CPBP family intramembrane metalloprotease, producing MDEHQATLPLPPGPPAAALAAGPGALVMPRWWAALQVFLVSGIPTQLAAASAVAFGAGIPLIDPASGGIAFEFIAVVSLVDTALIALLIRLFLILSSEQSGPVFVGTRPIKGEVLLGLALLPVAFLAVTGVVLLIRAVAPGLHTVSKSPFEAYMASPLTAGIFLLVAVLAGGVREELQRGFILHRFEQRLGGVRLGLALFTILFGALHVDQGLDVAIAVGLLGLFWGVMYIRRQSVVLSMVNHASFNAAQVLQAVLARTLGA